A region of Rhodamnia argentea isolate NSW1041297 chromosome 9, ASM2092103v1, whole genome shotgun sequence DNA encodes the following proteins:
- the LOC125316458 gene encoding berberine bridge enzyme-like 8 yields the protein MGTSFPKSKTLYIFSFLALFIASFSSHSQAFANETLAQCLIDHSQPSHPITSSIYTPTNSSFSFVLQSYIRNLRFNTSSTPKPALILTALHESHVQAAIICARKLSVEMKIRSGGHDYEGISYVSISLPFFILDMLNFRSVDVDIEAETAWVQAGATLGEVYYGIAATSKVHGFPAGVCPTVGVGGHFSGGGV from the coding sequence ATGGGAACTTCATTTCCAAAGTCCAAAACTCTTTACATCTTCTCATTCCTGGCGTTGTTCATAGCTTCATTTTCTTCACATTCTCAAGCCTTTGCTAACGAAACCCTAGCCCAATGCCTCATCGACCACTCCCAACCTTCGCATCCGATAACCTCATCCATATACACGCCCACCAACTCTTCTTTCTCGTTCGTTCTTCAATCTTACATTCGAAACCTCCGCTTCAACACCTCCAGCACGCCGAAACCCGCTCTCATCCTCACCGCACTCCATGAGTCTCATGTGCAAGCCGCCATCATTTGCGCCCGGAAGCTCTCGGTCGAGATGAAGATCCGAAGTGGAGGCCACGACTACGAGGGCATATCCTACGTCTCCATCTCCTTGCCTTTCTTCATCCTTGACATGCTCAATTTCCGCTCCGTTGATGTCGACATCGAGGCTGAGACAGCATGGGTCCAGGCGGGGGCCACCCTTGGCGAGGTCTACTATGGGATTGCAGCGACGAGCAAGGTCCATGGCTTTCCCGCCGGGGTTTGCCCCACAGTGGGCGTCGGTGGCCACTTCAGCGGCGGAGGCGTGTAG
- the LOC115756040 gene encoding berberine bridge enzyme-like 8, with product MGTSFPKSKTLYIFSFLALFIASFSSHSQAFANETLAQCLIDHSQPSHPITSSIYTPTNSSFSFVLQSYIRNLRFNTSSTPKPALILTALHESHVQAAIICARKLSVEMKIRSGGHDYEGISYVSISLPFFILDMLNFRSVDVDIEAETAWVQAGATLGEVYYGIAATSKVHGFPAGVCPTVGVGGHFSGGGYGNMMRKYGLSVDNIVDARMIDINGEILDRESMGEDLFWAIRGGGGASFGVVLAYKINLVRVPETVTVFQVPRTWEQNATEVVYKWEQVAPKLDEDLFIRLIMDVVNGTNAGEKTIRATFFALFLGDAQRLLALMSNSFPELGLLKSDCIEMSWVESTLYWTSFPIGTPVDALLSRTPQVLTHLKRKSDYVKQIIPKDGLELIWRRMIELERPVLTFNPYGGKMGEIPATNTPFPHRAGNLWKIQYATNWDEDGDEAARHYIELTRKLYRYMTPFVSKNPREAFLNYRDLDLGINHNGDESYEEGKVYGVKYFKGNFNRLVEIKTKVDPGNFFRNEQSIPVLPR from the coding sequence ATGGGAACTTCATTTCCAAAGTCCAAAACTCTTTACATCTTCTCATTCCTGGCGTTGTTCATAGCTTCATTTTCTTCACATTCTCAAGCCTTTGCTAACGAAACCCTAGCCCAATGCCTCATCGACCACTCCCAACCTTCGCATCCGATAACCTCATCCATATACACGCCCACCAACTCTTCTTTCTCGTTCGTTCTTCAATCTTACATTCGAAACCTCCGCTTCAACACCTCCAGCACGCCGAAACCCGCTCTCATCCTCACCGCACTCCATGAGTCTCATGTGCAAGCCGCCATCATTTGCGCCCGGAAGCTCTCGGTCGAGATGAAGATCCGAAGTGGAGGCCACGACTACGAGGGCATATCCTACGTCTCCATCTCCTTGCCTTTCTTCATCCTTGACATGCTCAATTTCCGCTCCGTTGATGTCGACATCGAGGCTGAGACAGCATGGGTCCAGGCGGGGGCCACCCTTGGCGAGGTCTACTATGGGATTGCAGCGACGAGCAAGGTCCATGGCTTTCCCGCCGGGGTTTGCCCCACAGTGGGCGTCGGTGGCCACTTCAGCGGCGGAGGCTATGGCAACATGATGAGGAAGTATGGGCTTTCCGTCGACAACATAGTTGATGCGCGCATGATCGACATCAATGGGGAAATACTGGATAGAGAATCCATGGGCGAAGACCTTTTTTGGGCCATAAGAGGCGGAGGCGGTGCGAGCTTTGGCGTTGTCCTCGCTTACAAGATCAACCTTGTCCGAGTCCCAGAGACGGTGACGGTCTTCCAGGTCCCAAGGACGTGGGAGCAAAACGCGACCGAGGTGGTGTACAAGTGGGAACAAGTGGCGCCCAAACTGGACGAGGATCTCTTCATAAGGCTGATCATGGACGTGGTCAATGGAACAAACGCGGGAGAGAAAACAATAAGAGCCACGTTTTTCGCGCTTTTCCTTGGAGACGCTCAAAGGCTTCTTGCATTGATGAGCAATAGCTTTCCCGAGCTAGGCTTGCTGAAATCAGATTGCATCGAAATGAGTTGGGTCGAGTCCACGCTCTACTGGACCAGTTTCCCGATCGGGACTCCAGTGGATGCTTTGCTTTCGCGCACGCCGCAAGTCTTGACACATTTGAAGAGAAAGTCCGACTACGTGAAGCAAATCATACCGAAGGACGGATTGGAGCTGATTTGGAGGAGGATGATCGAGCTAGAAAGGCCGGTGTTGACCTTCAACCCTTACGGAGGCAAGATGGGCGAGATTCCTGCCACCAACACCCCGTTTCCGCATAGGGCCGGGAACCTATGGAAGATACAGTACGCGACAAATTGGGACGAGGATGGGGACGAGGCGGCACGGCACTACATCGAGCTGACGAGGAAGCTCTATCGTTACATGACGCCCTTTGTGTCGAAGAACCCGAGAGAAGCGTTCTTGAATTATAGGGACCTTGATCTGGGGATTAACCACAATGGAGACGAGAGCTACGAGGAAGGGAAAGTGTACGGGGTGAAGTACTTCAAGGGCAATTTCAACAGGTTGGTGGAGATAAAGACCAAAGTCGATCCTGGTAATTTCTTCAGAAACGAACAGAGCATTCCGGTTCTTCCCCGGTGA